From a region of the Paraburkholderia caribensis genome:
- a CDS encoding PAS domain S-box protein codes for MNASQDRQIDTNDTNDAATQLTRERLANARLRKLIDAHSRIAAAKLDLDRFLSLVTDSLLELVPAAHGSVVEWVDGDEMVYRACSGTIAHHIGLRLKRDGSLSGLCSVEKHLLYSSDTSDDPRVDAAACKRVGATSMVVAPLLYQSEVAGVVKLMASRTDAFSADDIETLERITSLVASGMAHQRVFAENRALIEQNTITIARLRTEISLREAADSKLEASLRRRRLVLDTTHDAFVCTDADGVIIEWNDAATRTFGYARDAMMGRPMLDALFPARCKAHYAELDVFNSAPEQSVDAPLHRSRTELVAQRIDGSEFPAELSVCPVQFDGHTELAYFIRDVTERFNARELDKRFRVLVDAIKDYAITMLDAQGHIMTWSAGSTQVMGYLPHEVIGQPASLFYTPEDIATGRPQRDLELAAREGRVEMEEWRVRKNGTIFWANIITTALRDPNGALQGFAKITRDMSRRRRLEELEASSQRMSQFLALLGHELRNPLAPLRNAVSMLQLKTADHQAFVPEHELIDRQLSHLTRLVDDLLDAGRVTLGRVQIEPKPVSMQAIAQLSIEGSAPLLAARNQTLDVMLPDTLMTIEGDLTRMVQVVQNLLNNASKFSPAGASISLQVFRSGRLLAIRIHDSGRGIDPDAIDAIFNLFVQETPTEEQADKSGLGIGLTLARAIVDLHGGHIEAHSEGRGKGSVFTVWLPEFSDAIAAEAVREDEPAPSQPVDLKVMVVDDNVDSADSMATLVQVLGHEAHAVYDGAAAIELAQTLQPHLVLLDLSMPKMTGFEALPHIRKALAAPGAVIAAMTGLGTSEDRAKTEAAGFDLHLTKPVDLPELESVLRIAVAHVPH; via the coding sequence ATGAACGCCAGCCAAGACCGCCAGATCGACACCAACGACACCAACGACGCCGCCACCCAACTCACCCGCGAGCGCCTGGCAAACGCCCGTTTGCGAAAACTGATCGACGCACATTCCAGAATCGCCGCTGCAAAACTCGACCTCGACCGCTTTCTGTCGCTCGTCACCGACTCGCTGCTCGAACTCGTGCCTGCCGCACATGGCTCCGTCGTCGAATGGGTCGATGGCGACGAAATGGTCTATCGCGCGTGCAGCGGCACCATCGCGCACCACATCGGCTTGCGCCTCAAGCGCGACGGCAGCCTGTCGGGACTCTGCTCGGTCGAAAAGCATCTGCTGTACAGCAGCGACACATCGGACGATCCGCGCGTCGATGCCGCCGCGTGCAAGCGCGTGGGCGCGACGTCGATGGTCGTCGCGCCGCTGCTCTATCAGTCGGAAGTGGCGGGCGTCGTGAAGCTGATGGCGAGCCGCACCGACGCCTTTTCCGCCGACGACATCGAAACGCTCGAACGGATCACCTCGCTCGTCGCGTCAGGCATGGCGCATCAACGCGTGTTCGCGGAGAACCGCGCGCTGATCGAACAGAACACCATCACGATCGCCCGGCTGCGTACCGAGATCAGCCTGCGCGAAGCCGCCGACAGTAAGCTCGAAGCATCGCTGCGCCGCCGCCGTCTGGTGCTCGACACGACGCACGACGCGTTCGTGTGCACCGACGCCGACGGTGTCATCATCGAATGGAACGATGCCGCAACGCGCACCTTCGGCTATGCGCGCGACGCGATGATGGGACGCCCGATGCTCGACGCGCTGTTCCCGGCGCGCTGCAAGGCGCACTATGCCGAACTGGACGTGTTCAACAGCGCACCGGAACAGAGCGTGGATGCACCCTTGCATCGAAGCCGCACCGAACTGGTCGCGCAGCGCATCGACGGCAGCGAGTTTCCTGCTGAACTGTCCGTGTGCCCCGTGCAGTTCGACGGACATACCGAGCTCGCCTATTTCATTCGCGACGTCACCGAGCGCTTCAACGCACGCGAACTCGACAAGCGCTTTCGCGTGCTGGTCGACGCGATCAAGGACTATGCGATCACGATGCTCGACGCCCAAGGTCACATCATGACGTGGAGCGCGGGCTCGACGCAGGTGATGGGCTACCTGCCGCATGAAGTAATCGGCCAGCCGGCTTCCCTCTTCTACACGCCCGAAGACATCGCGACGGGCCGGCCGCAACGCGATCTCGAACTCGCCGCGCGCGAAGGCCGCGTCGAAATGGAAGAGTGGCGCGTGCGCAAGAACGGCACGATCTTCTGGGCCAACATCATCACGACGGCACTGCGCGATCCGAACGGCGCGCTGCAAGGCTTCGCGAAGATCACACGCGACATGTCGCGGCGCCGGCGCCTCGAAGAACTCGAAGCGTCGAGCCAGCGCATGAGCCAGTTCCTCGCGCTGCTCGGCCACGAACTGCGCAATCCCCTCGCGCCGCTGCGCAATGCCGTCAGCATGCTGCAACTGAAGACGGCCGATCACCAGGCTTTCGTGCCCGAGCATGAGCTGATCGACCGGCAGTTGTCACATCTGACGCGCCTCGTCGACGATCTGCTCGACGCCGGACGTGTGACCCTCGGACGCGTGCAGATCGAGCCGAAGCCAGTGTCGATGCAGGCCATCGCGCAACTGAGCATCGAAGGCAGCGCGCCGTTGCTCGCGGCGCGCAACCAGACACTCGATGTGATGCTGCCCGACACGCTGATGACGATCGAAGGCGATCTCACGCGGATGGTGCAGGTCGTGCAGAACCTGCTGAACAACGCATCGAAATTCAGTCCGGCAGGCGCGTCGATCAGCTTGCAGGTGTTTCGCTCGGGCCGTCTGCTCGCGATCCGCATCCACGATTCCGGCCGCGGCATCGATCCCGATGCGATCGACGCGATCTTCAATCTGTTCGTGCAGGAAACGCCAACTGAAGAACAGGCCGACAAGAGCGGTCTCGGCATCGGGCTGACGCTGGCGCGCGCCATCGTCGATCTGCACGGCGGTCATATCGAAGCGCACAGCGAAGGCCGCGGCAAAGGCAGCGTGTTCACCGTGTGGCTGCCCGAGTTCAGTGATGCGATCGCCGCCGAAGCCGTGCGCGAGGACGAGCCTGCGCCCTCGCAACCCGTCGATCTGAAGGTGATGGTGGTCGACGACAACGTCGATTCCGCCGACAGCATGGCGACGCTCGTGCAGGTGCTCGGCCACGAAGCGCACGCGGTATATGACGGCGCGGCCGCCATCGAGCTGGCGCAGACGCTGCAGCCGCATCTCGTGCTGCTCGACCTGTCGATGCCGAAGATGACGGGCTTCGAAGCGTTGCCGCATATCCGTAAGGCGCTTGCGGCACCGGGCGCCGTCATCGCCGCAATGACGGGGCTCGGCACCAGTGAAGACCGCGCGAAAACCGAGGCGGCGGGCTTCGATCTGCACCTGACCAAACCCGTCGATCTCCCGGAACTGGAGAGCGTGTTGCGGATTGCCGTCGCGCACGTGCCCCACTGA